One region of Streptomyces davaonensis JCM 4913 genomic DNA includes:
- a CDS encoding glycosyltransferase family 4 protein encodes MTPVSSHSPHGQSPLRTVQVLGGGNAGSSVHVRSLASGLVARGVRVTVCAPTEADHLYDFSGVGAEHVDVPRSSDPGSVAALRAACADADLVHAHGLHASFRAVLALSGRRTPLVVTWHDRAYAEGARAHLVRLLERRVAKAASVVLGTTSALVDRARRTGARDARLAAVSLPGPRRTAENEHADTERLSPKVRAELGATGRPLLIAVGSLDRHRGYEVLLDAARVWRRLDPLPLVVIAGEGPLRGELQRRIEEEGLPVRLIGRRDDVRELLAAADLAVLPSRWEARSVLAQEALHARVPLVATEVGGLPELVGDAAELVPYGHPQALAEAVVGLLGDPDRCELLRERGVRQAATWPTEDETVAQVLSVYDELTQPRPLI; translated from the coding sequence GTGACCCCCGTGAGCAGCCACTCACCGCACGGCCAGTCGCCGCTGCGCACCGTGCAGGTGCTGGGCGGAGGCAACGCCGGCAGCAGCGTGCATGTGCGATCGCTGGCCTCGGGGCTCGTGGCGAGAGGCGTGCGGGTCACGGTGTGCGCCCCCACGGAGGCCGATCACCTCTACGACTTCAGCGGGGTCGGCGCCGAACACGTGGATGTGCCGCGCAGCAGCGATCCCGGTTCCGTCGCCGCGCTCCGGGCGGCCTGCGCGGACGCCGACCTGGTGCACGCGCACGGGCTGCACGCCTCCTTCCGTGCCGTCCTCGCGCTGAGCGGGCGCCGTACGCCTCTTGTGGTCACCTGGCACGACCGCGCGTATGCCGAGGGTGCCCGCGCCCATCTCGTACGGCTGCTGGAGCGGCGGGTCGCCAAGGCGGCGTCCGTCGTGCTCGGCACCACCTCCGCGCTCGTGGACCGGGCCCGGCGCACCGGTGCGCGGGACGCCCGGCTGGCCGCCGTGTCGCTGCCCGGACCCCGCCGTACCGCCGAGAACGAGCACGCCGACACCGAGCGGCTCAGCCCCAAGGTGCGGGCCGAACTCGGGGCCACCGGGCGCCCGTTGCTGATCGCCGTCGGATCTCTCGACCGGCATCGCGGCTACGAGGTCCTGCTGGACGCCGCGCGCGTATGGCGGCGCCTGGATCCCCTGCCGCTCGTCGTCATCGCGGGCGAGGGTCCGCTGCGGGGCGAACTCCAGCGCCGTATCGAGGAAGAGGGGCTGCCGGTGCGGCTCATCGGGCGGCGCGACGACGTGCGCGAGCTGCTCGCCGCCGCCGATCTCGCCGTGCTGCCCAGCCGTTGGGAGGCGCGGTCCGTGCTCGCGCAGGAAGCCCTCCACGCGCGCGTGCCGCTGGTCGCGACCGAGGTCGGGGGGCTGCCCGAACTCGTCGGCGACGCCGCCGAACTCGTGCCGTACGGCCATCCGCAGGCCCTCGCCGAGGCCGTCGTAGGACTGCTCGGTGACCCTGATCGGTGCGAGCTGCTCAGGGAGCGGGGGGTGCGGCAGGCGGCGACCTGGCCGACCGAGGACGAGACGGTGGCCCAAGTGCTCAGTGTGTACGACGAGTTGACCCAGCCGCGGCCGTTGATCTAG
- a CDS encoding HAD hydrolase-like protein codes for MSQSVRTSPAGSGRALSEAYDTALLDLDGVVYAGGNAIVHAVDSLAVARAGGMHLAYVTNNALRTPDAVAEHLTELGIPTGAGDVITSAQAVARLISEQVPEGARVLVIGGEGLRVALRERGLVPVESAEDDPAAVVQGYGGPDLTWGRFAEASYAVARGVPWFASNTDLTIPSGRGIAPGNGAAVEVVRIATGAEPQVAGKPLPPMHRETILRTGAERPLVVGDRLDTDIEGAFNGEVDSLLVLTGVTGGAQLLAAPPQHRPTYVDADLRGLLTGQPEVVAEADGFRCGGWKATAGAERLELDGEGEALDGLRALCAAAWTSAGEGSCALDAGKALARLGL; via the coding sequence ATGAGCCAGAGCGTCAGGACGAGCCCGGCGGGCAGTGGCCGGGCCCTGAGCGAGGCGTACGACACGGCGCTGCTCGATCTGGACGGCGTGGTGTACGCGGGCGGGAACGCGATCGTGCACGCGGTCGATTCGCTGGCCGTGGCTCGTGCGGGCGGGATGCATCTGGCGTACGTCACCAACAACGCTCTGCGGACGCCGGATGCGGTGGCCGAGCATCTGACGGAGCTGGGCATACCGACGGGCGCGGGGGATGTGATCACCTCGGCGCAGGCGGTGGCCCGGCTGATCAGTGAGCAGGTGCCGGAGGGTGCCCGGGTGCTGGTCATCGGGGGCGAGGGGCTGCGGGTGGCGCTGCGCGAGCGCGGGCTCGTGCCGGTGGAGTCGGCGGAGGACGATCCGGCGGCCGTGGTGCAGGGGTACGGCGGTCCCGACCTGACGTGGGGGCGGTTCGCGGAGGCCAGCTATGCCGTCGCGCGCGGGGTGCCGTGGTTCGCGTCCAACACGGACCTGACGATTCCGAGCGGGCGGGGTATCGCGCCCGGCAACGGCGCCGCGGTGGAGGTCGTACGGATAGCCACGGGGGCCGAGCCTCAGGTGGCGGGCAAGCCGTTGCCTCCCATGCACCGGGAGACGATTCTGCGCACCGGTGCCGAGCGGCCGTTGGTGGTCGGGGACCGGCTGGACACGGACATCGAGGGGGCGTTCAACGGCGAGGTGGACTCGCTGCTGGTGCTGACCGGCGTGACCGGCGGCGCCCAGTTGCTCGCGGCGCCGCCGCAGCACCGGCCGACGTATGTGGACGCGGATCTGCGGGGGTTGCTGACCGGGCAGCCGGAGGTCGTGGCCGAGGCGGACGGCTTCCGCTGTGGTGGCTGGAAAGCGACCGCCGGTGCCGAGCGGCTGGAGCTGGACGGCGAGGGTGAGGCGCTGGACGGGCTGCGCGCGCTGTGTGCGGCGGCCTGGACATCGGCCGGCGAGGGTTCGTGCGCGCTGGACGCGGGGAAGGCGCTGGCCAGGCTGGGTTTGTGA
- a CDS encoding NAD kinase, translating into MTQNRARTVFLLAHTGRPAAIRSAELVVKGLLRSGIGVRVLEAEAADLPLPESVELVKEATPQCLDGCELLIVLGGDGTLLRGAEFARASGVPMLGVNLGRVGFLAEAERDDLDKVVDRVVTKAYEVEERMTVDVVVHQNGDIVHTDWALNEAAVQKAGAEKLLEVVLEIDGRPVTGFGCDGIVLSTPTGSTAYAFSAGGPVVWPEVEALLMVPISAHALFAKPLVTSPDSVLAVEVLPHIPPGVLWCDGRRTVELPPGARVEVRRGAVPVRLARLHHASFTDRLVAKFALPVSGWRGAPH; encoded by the coding sequence TTGACACAGAACCGAGCTCGTACTGTTTTCCTGCTGGCCCACACCGGTCGCCCCGCGGCGATCCGCAGCGCGGAGCTGGTGGTGAAGGGGCTGCTGCGGTCCGGTATCGGGGTGCGTGTGCTGGAGGCGGAGGCCGCCGATCTGCCGCTGCCGGAGAGCGTGGAACTGGTCAAGGAGGCGACTCCGCAGTGCCTGGACGGCTGCGAGCTGCTGATCGTGCTCGGGGGTGACGGGACGCTGCTGCGCGGCGCGGAGTTCGCTCGGGCGTCCGGGGTGCCGATGCTGGGCGTGAATCTGGGGCGGGTCGGGTTCCTCGCGGAGGCCGAGCGGGACGATCTGGACAAGGTCGTCGACCGGGTGGTCACCAAGGCGTACGAGGTCGAGGAGCGGATGACGGTCGATGTCGTCGTCCACCAGAACGGCGACATCGTGCACACGGACTGGGCGCTGAACGAGGCGGCGGTGCAGAAGGCGGGCGCCGAGAAGCTGTTGGAAGTGGTGCTGGAGATCGACGGGCGGCCGGTCACCGGGTTCGGGTGTGACGGGATCGTGCTGTCGACGCCCACCGGTTCCACCGCGTATGCCTTCTCCGCCGGTGGGCCTGTGGTGTGGCCCGAGGTCGAGGCGCTGCTGATGGTCCCGATCTCCGCGCATGCGCTGTTCGCCAAGCCGTTGGTCACGTCGCCGGACTCCGTGTTGGCGGTTGAGGTGTTGCCTCATATTCCGCCGGGGGTTCTGTGGTGTGACGGGCGGCGGACTGTCGAGTTGCCGCCGGGGGCGCGGGTCGAGGTGCGGCGGGGGGCTGTGCCGGTGCGGCTGGCCCGGCTGCATCACGCTTCGTTCACGGATCGGCTTGTTGCGAAGTTTGCGCTGCCTGTTTCCGGGTGGCGGGGGGCGCCGCACTAG
- a CDS encoding FecCD family ABC transporter permease → MLVDSPPEQRAETAPAPPTRRAIRPLGLLLSAIVLVLVALASIAVGAKDLSLAQVWHGLFQDTGTYGDVVVDDRVSRTVLGLLAGAGLGLAGAVLQALTRNPLADPGLLGINAGASAAVVTAISFLGVTSMSGYIWFAFFGAAAVGALVWFLGGSRGATPVRLALAGTAISAALYGYLQAVMIMDDAALGRMRFWTVGSLSSATDSTIKQVLPFLVVGMILALALARPLNAMSMGDDTAKALGAHLNRTRALSMLAATVLCGAATAACGPIVFVGLMVPHVVRSFTGPDLRWILPYAGLLSPVLLLGADVIGRVVARPSEVQVGIITAIIGGPVFILLVRRRRTAQL, encoded by the coding sequence GTGTTGGTCGACAGTCCTCCCGAACAGCGCGCGGAGACCGCCCCCGCGCCCCCAACCCGCCGGGCGATACGTCCTCTTGGGCTTCTCCTTTCCGCCATCGTGCTGGTGCTCGTCGCGCTGGCGAGCATCGCGGTCGGCGCGAAGGACCTCTCCCTGGCCCAGGTCTGGCACGGCCTGTTCCAGGACACGGGGACGTACGGCGACGTCGTCGTCGACGACCGGGTCTCCCGGACCGTGCTGGGGCTGCTCGCCGGTGCGGGGCTCGGGCTCGCCGGGGCCGTCCTCCAGGCGCTCACGCGTAATCCGCTGGCCGATCCCGGACTGCTCGGGATCAATGCCGGTGCCTCCGCCGCGGTCGTCACCGCCATCTCCTTCCTCGGCGTCACCTCGATGAGCGGCTACATCTGGTTCGCCTTCTTCGGCGCGGCCGCGGTCGGGGCGCTGGTGTGGTTCCTGGGCGGCAGCCGGGGTGCCACGCCGGTGCGGCTCGCGCTCGCGGGCACCGCGATCAGCGCCGCGCTCTACGGCTATCTCCAGGCCGTCATGATCATGGACGACGCGGCGCTCGGCCGGATGCGTTTCTGGACGGTGGGTTCGCTGTCCTCGGCGACCGACTCGACCATCAAGCAGGTCCTGCCGTTCCTGGTGGTCGGCATGATCCTCGCGCTCGCGCTGGCCCGGCCGCTCAACGCCATGTCGATGGGCGACGACACCGCCAAGGCGCTCGGCGCCCATCTCAACCGAACCCGGGCGCTGTCCATGCTCGCCGCCACCGTGCTGTGCGGCGCCGCGACCGCCGCCTGCGGCCCGATCGTGTTCGTCGGCCTGATGGTGCCGCACGTCGTGCGCTCCTTCACCGGACCCGACCTGCGCTGGATCCTGCCGTACGCGGGTCTGCTGTCGCCCGTGCTGCTGCTCGGCGCCGATGTCATCGGCCGGGTCGTCGCCCGGCCCTCCGAGGTCCAGGTCGGCATCATCACCGCGATCATCGGCGGTCCGGTGTTCATCCTGCTCGTACGACGGCGGAGGACGGCACAGCTGTGA
- a CDS encoding DUF1015 domain-containing protein — MNTAGHSEATARRGLELTPFRGLRYDPDRVGSLAAVTSPPYDVVVRPDGLHHLQDADPHNIVRLILPQAGTPSTRNEQAAQTLRRWLSEGVLTTDDEPGLYVYEQSDAGGLLQRGVIGALRLSDPSEHVVLPHEDVMPHVVADRAALMRATSANLEPLLLTYRGNGSAADTSAVIERIIEQPPLLATTTEDGFRHRLWAITATEDLDRIQTDLARHQALIADGHHRWATYRRLRAEHPSPSPWDYGLVLLVDTARYPLRVRAIHRLLHGLPVQDAVAALEDRFRVRRLEAPLPLALESLAEAARAGNAFLLAGDGAFHLLDRPDPGLLARTVPADRPPAWRTLDATVLHATLLDHIWHIPEDDPTRIAYIHDAAATVRKAERDGGTAVLMHPVREEVVRDLARQGVTMPRKSTSFGPKPASGLVLRALDL, encoded by the coding sequence ATGAACACAGCAGGTCACTCGGAAGCAACGGCGCGCCGAGGCCTCGAACTCACCCCGTTCCGAGGCCTTCGCTACGACCCCGACCGGGTCGGCAGTCTGGCTGCCGTGACGTCCCCTCCGTACGACGTCGTCGTCCGCCCCGACGGCCTGCACCACCTCCAGGACGCCGACCCGCACAACATCGTCCGGCTGATCCTCCCTCAGGCCGGCACCCCCAGCACCCGCAACGAACAGGCGGCCCAGACCCTGCGCCGCTGGCTCTCCGAGGGCGTCCTGACCACCGACGACGAACCCGGCCTCTACGTCTACGAGCAGAGCGACGCCGGCGGCCTGCTCCAGCGCGGAGTCATCGGCGCCCTGCGCCTGTCGGACCCCTCGGAGCATGTGGTCCTGCCCCATGAGGACGTCATGCCGCATGTGGTCGCCGACCGTGCCGCCCTGATGCGCGCCACTTCGGCCAACCTCGAACCCCTGCTCCTCACCTACCGGGGCAACGGCTCGGCCGCCGACACCTCAGCCGTGATCGAGCGCATCATCGAGCAGCCCCCGCTGCTCGCCACCACCACCGAGGACGGCTTCCGGCACCGCCTGTGGGCGATCACCGCCACCGAGGACCTGGACCGCATCCAGACCGACCTGGCCCGCCACCAGGCGCTGATCGCCGACGGCCACCACCGCTGGGCGACGTATCGCCGTCTACGCGCGGAGCACCCCTCCCCCAGCCCCTGGGACTACGGCCTGGTCCTCCTCGTCGACACGGCCCGTTACCCCCTGCGGGTCCGCGCCATCCACCGCCTCCTGCACGGCCTGCCGGTCCAGGACGCCGTGGCCGCCCTGGAGGACCGCTTCCGCGTCCGGCGCCTGGAGGCCCCCCTCCCGTTGGCCCTGGAGAGCCTCGCCGAAGCGGCCCGCGCGGGGAACGCCTTTCTCCTGGCGGGCGACGGTGCCTTCCACCTGCTCGACCGGCCCGACCCCGGCCTCCTGGCCCGCACCGTCCCCGCCGACCGCCCACCGGCCTGGCGCACCCTGGACGCGACAGTCCTGCACGCCACCCTCCTCGACCACATCTGGCACATCCCCGAGGACGACCCGACCCGTATCGCCTACATCCACGACGCGGCGGCCACCGTCCGCAAGGCGGAACGCGACGGCGGCACGGCCGTACTGATGCACCCGGTCCGCGAGGAGGTCGTCCGCGACCTGGCCCGACAGGGCGTCACGATGCCCCGCAAGTCGACGTCGTTCGGCCCGAAACCGGCCTCCGGCCTGGTCCTGCGCGCGCTGGACCTGTGA
- a CDS encoding tetratricopeptide repeat protein yields MPIPEDVTGDEIDKDVRQELQSLPKTLAEDVAKNLVMVARLIDEDPEGAYGYSKVALRLASRVAAVREAAGFAAYANQKYSEALAEFRAARRMTGNAELWPLMADCERGLGRPEKALEMAGAPDVHKLDKAGQVEMRLVAAGARRDMGQLDAAIVTLQSPELASNAVQPWTARLRYAYADALLAAGRESEAREWFAKAVESDKDGSTDASDRLAELDGVEFVDAFTDDDESATPDDDSDKEE; encoded by the coding sequence CTGCCGATCCCCGAGGACGTCACAGGCGACGAGATCGACAAGGACGTACGGCAGGAGCTGCAGAGTCTGCCGAAGACGCTCGCCGAGGATGTCGCCAAGAACCTGGTGATGGTCGCGCGGCTCATCGACGAGGACCCCGAGGGCGCGTACGGCTACTCCAAGGTGGCGCTGCGGCTGGCGTCGCGCGTCGCCGCCGTACGGGAGGCCGCCGGTTTCGCCGCGTACGCCAACCAGAAGTACTCCGAGGCGCTGGCGGAGTTCCGGGCCGCTCGGCGGATGACCGGTAACGCGGAGCTGTGGCCGCTCATGGCCGACTGCGAGCGTGGGCTCGGGCGGCCGGAGAAGGCGCTGGAGATGGCCGGCGCGCCCGACGTGCACAAGCTGGACAAGGCCGGGCAGGTCGAGATGCGGCTCGTCGCGGCCGGTGCCCGGCGTGACATGGGGCAGCTGGACGCGGCGATCGTGACGCTCCAGAGCCCCGAGCTGGCCTCCAACGCCGTGCAGCCGTGGACCGCGCGGCTGCGGTACGCCTATGCCGACGCGCTGCTGGCGGCCGGGCGGGAGAGCGAGGCGCGGGAGTGGTTCGCGAAGGCCGTGGAGTCCGACAAGGACGGCAGCACGGACGCCTCGGACCGGCTCGCGGAGCTCGACGGTGTCGAGTTCGTCGACGCGTTCACCGATGACGACGAGAGCGCGACGCCGGATGACGACTCCGACAAGGAGGAGTAG
- the recN gene encoding DNA repair protein RecN has protein sequence MVLSVLEEMRIRSLGVIDDAVVELSPGFTAVTGETGAGKTMVVTSLGLLLGGRADPALVRIGAEKAVVEGRVTVPEGTSAVVRAEEAGAELDDGALLISRTVSAEGRSRAHVGGRSVPVGLLAELADDLVAVHGQTDQQGLLKLSRQRQALDRYAGDAVAVPLAKYGEAYRRLRAVATELDEITTRARERAQEADMLRFGLDEIAGVEPRAGEDVELAEEAERLGHAEALSSAATAAHAALAGNPEDPEGIDAATLVAGAQRALDAVRSHDPALAALADRIGEIGILLGDVAGELAGYADDLDADPLRLAAVEERRAALTALTRKYGTDVAAVLTWAEEGAARLTDLDGDDERIDELTAERDALRVELGGLAQALTDARTEAAERFAAAVTAELASLAMPHARVSFDIRQSEDPEGVEVGGRAVAYGPAGADEVELLLAPHPGAPPRPIAKGASGGELSRVMLAVEVVFAGTDPVPTYLFDEVDAGVGGKAAVEIGRRLAKLAKTAQVVVVTHLPQVAAFADRQLLVEKTNDGSVTRSGVKVLEGEERVRELSRMLAGQEDSETARAHAEELLATARGDG, from the coding sequence ATGGTCTTGTCCGTGCTGGAAGAGATGCGGATACGGTCGCTCGGAGTCATCGATGACGCGGTCGTCGAGCTGTCGCCCGGGTTCACCGCGGTCACGGGTGAGACGGGTGCGGGCAAGACCATGGTGGTCACCAGCCTCGGGTTGCTGCTCGGTGGGCGTGCGGATCCGGCGCTGGTGCGGATCGGCGCCGAGAAGGCGGTGGTCGAGGGGCGGGTCACCGTGCCCGAGGGCACCTCGGCCGTCGTCCGGGCCGAGGAGGCCGGGGCCGAGCTCGACGACGGGGCGCTGCTGATCAGCCGTACCGTTTCCGCCGAGGGACGGTCGCGGGCCCATGTGGGTGGGCGCAGTGTGCCGGTCGGGCTGCTCGCCGAGCTGGCCGACGATCTGGTGGCCGTGCACGGGCAGACCGACCAGCAGGGGCTGTTGAAGCTGTCCCGGCAGCGGCAGGCGCTCGACCGGTACGCGGGGGACGCCGTCGCGGTGCCGCTCGCCAAGTACGGCGAGGCCTACCGGCGGCTGCGGGCCGTCGCCACCGAGCTGGACGAGATCACCACACGCGCGCGTGAGCGGGCCCAGGAAGCCGACATGCTGCGCTTCGGGCTCGACGAGATCGCGGGCGTCGAGCCGCGCGCCGGTGAGGACGTGGAGCTGGCGGAGGAGGCGGAGCGGCTCGGGCACGCGGAGGCGCTGTCGTCCGCCGCCACGGCCGCTCACGCGGCCCTTGCCGGTAATCCCGAGGACCCCGAGGGCATCGACGCCGCCACGCTCGTCGCGGGTGCGCAGCGGGCGCTGGACGCCGTACGGTCGCACGATCCGGCGCTGGCGGCGCTCGCCGACCGGATCGGGGAGATCGGGATCCTGCTCGGCGATGTGGCGGGCGAGTTGGCGGGGTACGCCGACGACCTCGACGCGGATCCGCTGCGGCTGGCGGCCGTCGAGGAGCGGCGGGCGGCGCTGACGGCTCTGACCCGGAAGTACGGCACCGATGTCGCCGCCGTGCTCACCTGGGCCGAGGAAGGCGCGGCACGGCTGACCGACCTGGACGGCGACGACGAGCGGATCGACGAGCTGACCGCCGAGCGGGACGCGCTGCGGGTCGAACTGGGTGGTCTTGCACAGGCCCTGACGGACGCGCGGACCGAGGCCGCCGAGCGGTTCGCGGCCGCGGTGACCGCCGAGCTGGCTTCGCTGGCGATGCCGCACGCGCGCGTGTCCTTCGACATCCGGCAGAGCGAGGACCCGGAGGGCGTGGAGGTCGGCGGGCGTGCGGTCGCGTACGGGCCGGCCGGTGCGGACGAGGTCGAGCTGCTGCTCGCCCCCCATCCTGGGGCGCCGCCCCGGCCCATCGCCAAGGGGGCGTCCGGTGGTGAGCTGTCCCGCGTGATGCTGGCCGTGGAGGTCGTGTTCGCGGGGACGGATCCGGTGCCGACGTATCTGTTCGACGAGGTCGACGCGGGCGTCGGCGGCAAGGCCGCGGTCGAGATCGGGCGGCGGCTGGCGAAGCTGGCGAAGACCGCGCAGGTTGTCGTCGTGACTCATCTTCCGCAGGTCGCGGCGTTTGCCGACCGGCAGTTGCTGGTGGAGAAGACCAACGACGGTTCGGTTACGCGGTCCGGTGTGAAGGTGCTGGAGGGGGAGGAGCGGGTCCGGGAGCTGTCTCGGATGTTGGCGGGGCAGGAGGATTCGGAGACTGCTCGGGCGCATGCGGAGGAGTTGTTGGCGACGGCTCGGGGGGACGGGTAG
- a CDS encoding TlyA family RNA methyltransferase — protein sequence MAGVARRRLDAELVRRKLARSREHASQLIAAGRVTVGKTVATKPATQVETAAAIVVSSDDSDPEYVSRGGHKLAGALAAFVPQGLLVKGRRALDAGASTGGFTDVLLRAGAAHVVAVDVGYGQLAWTLRSDERVTVKDRTNVRELTLEAIDGEPVDLVVGDLSFIPLGLVLPALVRCVKPDADLVMMVKPQFEVGKERLGSGGVVRSPELRAEAVRGVAQRAWELGLGVRGVTASPLPGPSGNVEYFLWLRSGALALDPADVDRAVAEGPR from the coding sequence GTGGCAGGAGTCGCACGTCGCCGTCTGGACGCCGAGCTGGTCCGGCGGAAGCTCGCGCGCTCGCGCGAGCACGCAAGCCAGTTGATCGCCGCCGGGCGGGTCACCGTCGGCAAGACCGTCGCGACCAAGCCGGCCACCCAGGTGGAGACCGCCGCCGCGATCGTCGTCTCCTCCGACGACAGCGATCCCGAGTACGTCTCGCGCGGCGGCCACAAGCTCGCCGGCGCGCTGGCCGCCTTCGTCCCGCAGGGGCTCCTCGTCAAGGGGCGGCGGGCGCTGGACGCGGGGGCGTCCACCGGCGGCTTCACGGACGTACTGCTGCGGGCCGGGGCCGCGCACGTGGTCGCCGTGGACGTCGGTTACGGCCAACTCGCCTGGACTCTCCGGAGTGATGAACGCGTCACCGTCAAGGACCGTACGAACGTACGCGAGTTGACGCTCGAAGCGATCGATGGGGAGCCAGTGGATCTTGTGGTCGGGGATCTGTCCTTCATCCCGCTCGGACTGGTGCTGCCCGCCCTTGTGCGGTGCGTGAAGCCGGACGCCGATCTGGTGATGATGGTCAAGCCGCAGTTCGAGGTGGGCAAGGAGCGGCTGGGCAGCGGGGGTGTGGTGCGCAGTCCGGAACTGCGCGCCGAGGCGGTACGGGGTGTGGCACAGCGGGCCTGGGAACTGGGGCTCGGGGTGCGGGGGGTCACGGCGAGTCCACTGCCGGGGCCGTCCGGGAATGTCGAGTACTTTCTCTGGCTGCGGTCCGGGGCACTGGCGCTGGACCCGGCCGACGTTGACCGTGCAGTGGCGGAGGGGCCGCGTTGA
- a CDS encoding FecCD family ABC transporter permease, with amino-acid sequence MKTNRAVRTPGGLSVRLDIRALTVVLLLLLAALAASVLLIGTGDFPISAGDVLKTLLGGGDPGQEFIVNELRLPRVLVALLVGASLGLGGALFQAVSRNPLGSPDILGLGQGATAGALTMIVLFSGSANQVTIGALVGGLVTGLAIYLLAWKQGVHGYRLVLVGIGMSAILTAVNGYLLTVSDIVDAARSVVWMTGSLSGRDWEQVWPLLALCAVLVPLVLANARGLRMMEMGDDVSHALGVRVERVRALLMISAVLLTAAATAAAGPVSFVALTAPQLARRLTRSPGPNLLPSLCMGAALLVVADWASQRLFGADQMPVGVVTGVVGGVYLLWLLVSERRAGRI; translated from the coding sequence GTGAAGACCAACCGTGCGGTGCGGACCCCGGGCGGACTCTCGGTCCGGCTGGACATCCGGGCCCTGACCGTCGTACTCCTGCTGCTGCTCGCGGCGTTGGCGGCGAGCGTGCTGCTGATCGGCACCGGGGACTTTCCCATCTCGGCCGGTGATGTGCTCAAGACGCTGCTCGGCGGCGGCGATCCGGGACAGGAGTTCATCGTCAACGAGCTGCGGCTGCCGCGGGTCCTGGTCGCCCTGCTGGTCGGGGCCTCGCTCGGGCTCGGCGGCGCGCTGTTCCAGGCCGTCTCCCGCAATCCGCTGGGCAGCCCGGACATCCTTGGTCTCGGCCAGGGCGCGACGGCCGGTGCGCTCACGATGATCGTGCTGTTCTCCGGGAGCGCGAACCAGGTCACGATCGGCGCGCTCGTGGGCGGCCTGGTGACCGGTCTGGCGATCTATCTGCTCGCCTGGAAGCAGGGCGTGCACGGATACCGGCTGGTCCTGGTCGGTATCGGCATGTCCGCGATCCTCACCGCCGTCAACGGCTATCTGTTGACCGTCTCCGACATCGTCGACGCGGCTCGCTCGGTCGTCTGGATGACCGGCTCGCTCAGCGGCCGGGACTGGGAGCAGGTCTGGCCGCTGCTCGCGCTGTGCGCCGTACTGGTGCCGCTGGTCCTCGCCAATGCGCGCGGGCTGCGGATGATGGAGATGGGCGACGACGTCTCCCACGCGCTCGGCGTGCGCGTCGAGCGCGTACGGGCGCTGCTGATGATCTCCGCCGTCCTGCTCACCGCGGCCGCCACGGCCGCCGCCGGGCCCGTCAGCTTCGTCGCGCTCACCGCCCCGCAGCTGGCCCGACGGCTGACCCGGTCGCCGGGACCGAACCTGCTGCCCTCCCTGTGCATGGGTGCGGCCCTGCTCGTCGTCGCCGACTGGGCCTCGCAGCGCCTGTTCGGCGCCGACCAGATGCCCGTGGGCGTGGTCACCGGCGTCGTCGGCGGCGTCTACCTGCTGTGGCTGCTGGTCAGCGAACGCCGGGCGGGCCGGATATGA
- a CDS encoding ABC transporter ATP-binding protein, with protein MSATAHPDSGTAHKNTPRSTVNRLSAENVTLAYDQRVIAEQLSVEIPDKSFTVIVGPNACGKSTLLRALSRMLKPNQGRVLLDGQVIQSMPAKKVARTLGLLPQSSIAPDGITVGDLVGRGRYPHQGILRQWSTEDERVVQESMRQTGVAELAERYVDELSGGQRQRVWIAMALAQQTPLLLLDEPTTYLDIQHQIDVLDLCAELHEEQGRTLVAVLHDLNHAARYATHLIALKGGEVIAEGAPNDIVTAELVEEVFGLRCQIIEDPETGTPLVVPAARKARTVKASA; from the coding sequence ATGAGCGCCACCGCGCACCCCGACAGCGGCACCGCGCACAAGAACACCCCAAGGAGCACCGTGAACCGCCTGTCCGCCGAGAATGTCACCCTCGCCTATGACCAGCGGGTCATCGCCGAGCAGCTGTCGGTGGAGATCCCCGACAAATCCTTCACGGTGATCGTCGGCCCGAACGCCTGCGGCAAGTCCACGCTCCTGCGGGCGCTGTCGCGGATGCTCAAGCCGAACCAGGGCCGGGTGCTGCTGGACGGACAGGTCATCCAGTCGATGCCGGCGAAGAAGGTCGCCCGCACCCTCGGTCTGCTGCCGCAGTCGTCCATCGCGCCCGACGGCATCACCGTCGGCGACCTGGTCGGCCGTGGCCGCTACCCGCACCAGGGCATCCTGCGCCAGTGGTCCACCGAGGACGAGCGCGTCGTCCAGGAGTCGATGCGGCAGACCGGGGTGGCCGAGCTGGCCGAGCGCTACGTCGACGAACTCTCCGGCGGGCAGCGCCAGCGCGTGTGGATCGCGATGGCGCTCGCCCAGCAGACCCCGCTGCTGCTCCTCGACGAGCCGACCACCTACCTGGACATCCAGCACCAGATCGACGTCCTCGACCTGTGCGCGGAGCTGCACGAGGAGCAGGGCCGCACGCTGGTCGCCGTACTGCACGACCTCAACCACGCCGCCCGGTACGCCACCCACCTCATCGCCCTCAAGGGCGGCGAGGTCATCGCGGAGGGCGCGCCGAACGACATCGTCACGGCCGAGCTGGTCGAGGAGGTCTTCGGGCTGCGCTGCCAGATCATCGAGGACCCGGAGACGGGTACGCCGCTGGTGGTGCCGGCCGCGCGCAAGGCACGTACGGTCAAGGCTTCCGCCTGA